In Chloroflexota bacterium, the genomic stretch CCAGGGCGATTTCCTGGCTGTGGGTGTCAACGACGACGCCGGCGTGCGGGCGCTCAAGGGCCCCCGGCGGCCCATGGCGCCGCTCGCCGATCGCCTGGCGCTCGTCGCCGCCGTCCGCTGGGTCGATGCCATTACCGTGTTCGAAGAACTCACCGCGGACGCGCTGATCCGGCGTGTCCGTCCGGATGTTTATGTAAAGGGCGCCGACTATGACGTTGACGCGGGTGGTCGCGAGCTGCCCGAGGCAGCCACGCTGCACGCCCTCGACGTGCGCGTCGTCTACGTCCCGCTGATGAGCGGGCGCTCCACCAGCAGCCTGGTCGAGCGACTGCGCCAGGAGCCGTGACCGAGTCCACCGGACGGCGAATCGCTATCGCCGCCCTCCTCATCGCCGGCGGCAACATCCTCAGCCGGCTGCTCGGATTCGTGCGCGAGCCCGTCATCGCCGCCCTGTTCGGCGCGGGCGGCACCGTCGACGCGCTCGAAATCGCCACCCGCATTCCCCAGTTCATGCACGAGCTGGTGATCGGCGGCGCGGTTTCCGGCGCCCTGATCCCCGTGTTCAGCCAGCTGGCCGGCGACGATCAGGCGCTGCGCCGCACGTTCTCCACGGTCATCGCCACGGTGATCGCCATCGCCGGCCTCGCCACGGCGATCCTCGTGATCCTCGCGGAACCGCTCGTGGATCTGGCCGCCATTGGGCTCCCGCCCGAAACGCGCGAGCTCGCCGTCACGCTCACCCGCATCACCCTGCCGTCGCTGCTGTTCCTCGGCATCTCGGCCGTAACCACGGCACGGTTGTACGCCCG encodes the following:
- a CDS encoding adenylyltransferase/cytidyltransferase family protein, with translation MAEASPPTPDAFDHVLDAARSQRRTIVLTNGCFDVMHAGHAALLRAAAAQGDFLAVGVNDDAGVRALKGPRRPMAPLADRLALVAAVRWVDAITVFEELTADALIRRVRPDVYVKGADYDVDAGGRELPEAATLHALDVRVVYVPLMSGRSTSSLVERLRQEP